The Setaria viridis chromosome 6, Setaria_viridis_v4.0, whole genome shotgun sequence genome includes the window TCGAGGACGTGGTGACCGCTATCAGGAGCGGGGTGGATCCAGTCCCCATCAGCAGTGGCCTTGGTGGCTCATACTACTTCAGGAATGTCATCGGTGACAGGGTTGCCATTGTGAAACCGACGGACGAGGAGCCTTTTGCACCAAACAACCCCAAGGGGTTTGTCGGGAGGGCGCTTGGTCAGCCAGGACTGAAGAAATCTGTGCGAGTAGGAGAGACGGGATTCAGGGAGGTTGCAGCATACCTGTTGGACCATGACAACTTTGCCAATGTTCCAGCCACTGCTCTGGTGAAGATAACACACTCCATTTTCAACATAAATTGTCTGGTAAATGGGGGAATCCGTCTCCAACTAATGACCAGAAGAGTTAACAGCAAGATTGCTTCATTCCAGCAGTTCATTGCCCATGACTTCGATGCCAGTGACCACGGCACATCAAGCTTCCCTGTTGCTGCTGTTCATAGGATCGGCATACTAGATATCTGAATTTTCAACACTGACAGGCATGCTGGTAATGTGCTGGTGAGGAAGCTTAATGGTGGCACAGGTCGCTTTGGTTGCCAAACAGAGCTGTTCCCAATTGATCACGGCATGTGCTTGCCAGAGAACTTGGAGGACCCTTACTTCGAGTGGATACATTGGGCACAGGAATCGATTCCGTTTTCTGAGGAAGAACTCGAGTATATCAGAAATCTTGATCCAGGAAAGGATGTGATGATGCTGCGCAGAGAACTTCCAATGATACGTGAGGCCTGCTTGCGTGTCCTGGTCCTGTGCACAATCTTTCTCAAGAAAGCTGCAGCTTTCGGACTTGCTTGGCATAGATAGGTGAGATGATGACAAGGGAGTTCAGAGGGATGGAGGAGGAACCAAGCCAGCTGGAGGTTGTGTGTGTGGAGGTCAGGAAGAGAGTAGCAGAATGGGAGCCATTCTCTGCTACAGCTGAGCAAGAGGGTGACATTGATTTCCAGTTCTCGATGGATATGTTAGGAGAATACAATGATTTAATGCGATCGCCAAGATTCAATGGCTCAGGTTTCAACGGGTCGCCTAGATGCATGTGACCTGGTGTCGTCGTTTTTACTTCTCTGGCCTCCTTAATTGCTATGCCATGTTGGATTCCTGCTTACTTGGCACCCTAatctatacatatatacatatacctACCTATATAtctttattttttatctttatCTAATAAAACATTTAGCAAGTGGTCTGCATAACTTGAAACAATTAATGATCTGCTGATAATTTGAAGAACACTTCTTTTATTAAGTTATAATGGTACGCATGGGGCCGAAACCATAAAGAATCGAATGAaacaattaataattattcTCAAATTACGATATTCTAAATTAAAAACTAATACGGCAATAccatattgtgaagcgaagGTAACATATTATGAACACGTATAATAATATGAGAGTAAGtaatgacccgtagcaacgcacgggcatttctgctagtaatTTGCTAAAATCCGGTAGATCTTAAGTATAAGcaaattttaaattttactGTCAAATACAAATACCTCAAACTTTTTAAAACTCTTCATGTAAAACAAGACAAAAAATCACAATAATCCTCTGAAACGTGGTGGGAAAATGGCAAAATCATAAAGTTATATGTTCTTTTGCAGCTAAATTAATATTGTTTAGTGTTCTTAATTGATTGGTATCTctacctactccctccgtcccaaattataggttattttaactttttagattcatagattttattatgcacttagatatacccctatgtctagatgcatagtaatatctatgtatctagaaaaatcgaaacgacctataatttgggacgaagggaaTAATATTAAAAGACGGATCATATTTTACTTCCTATAATACCTCGCGCTCTCCGTATCTCATCCTTGATCCAGACTCTACCCATCTATAACATTATTTCACAACATGTAGACTCGACTACGAATATCGGGTCGTCCGTGCGCATTGTGCGAAGAAAAGAATTCGAATCGGCATCGAATCCACCTCACGTCTCACCGGCCAGCTGCAGGCTAGGTTCATGGCGCTCACAAAGCCAGCACGCATGCAGCAGTTGGTCTCCGTCACTCTGCGCGTCGGTCCCAGCTGCGTGCACCAGTCAGCTGGACGTGCGTTAGTGCATAGGCTTGTGTGGGTATGCCTGCCGGTACCCGGTGGCCCCCAAAACCATGCATGCGTGAAGTCATCCACAGCCTATCAGATTTAGCGAATTGCTCGGCACAAGCGAAAAAAAAGCAGCATGCAAGCTACTGCTTGTCTTCGAGGAGTACTAGAGTGTTCAGAGATAATTTTTATATTTGGATGCCATGACGTCATGACTTTTAAAAGGATAGATCGTATTCTCACGTATTGTCGGTAAGaactatttttttcatgaattataggggcctgttcggctggatttataagccggttgaaaagctgaaacggctgatttgttgtgagagaaaacaCTGTTcagtggctgataagccggctgataagctgaagcgaacaggctgtaGATGTGTCACACATATAATTTTCTCCAAATTTTATGGTGGTTCAGCTTTTTGTCTCGAGCTAATGAACACATGAACAAACTAGGGAAGAAATCAATCGATTGGGAGCTATCCAATCGACTACAACATACCTCCCCATTCCGATGGCAATCCTGTCATCCTTCTCGCCATCCCACGGTGTCAAGGATCTACAAAGACATCACCATTGATGTCGGTGCTTATTGTTGGCCCCCCTCACCCACAAGGAGCGCTACACATGGGTCCTAATGCTCCACTCCTAAGTCCTAAACCGCACCTTTTCCCCGTAAACCTCTCCCTTTGTCTTGCCCTAGGTCGGTCATCGCGCGATTCTGCGATCCCATCATCACTTCTTAGCACCCAACCGTTGCTTCCTTGTAAATGCTCATTTATCACATGTAAATACTTATTTTAGACCTTGGttttaatataaattatgtTACATTTAGTAATGTGATAATATACCAAGTGGTGTTCATCCGTTACGACTcacgggcatatttgctagtaaaGTTAAAAAGAGGTATAACGTAGTTGGTCGAAAGCAGGGGTAAAATACAATCCCcctcttcctaaatatgcatgCGTGTTCTAAATATTTAGTTGACACACGCAATTCTATTTTACCACTACTCTCGATGGTTTCTAAAGGAATTTTTAGCCTAAAATTATGATAATAATGATATAAAATCTGACCCAGTATGTGATTAATACTTAGTCACTATGTAATGACTAGTAGTTAAAAAAACTGAAACAAGTAGGGTGTTGGCGTCGCCGGGTTAAGTAAAGACATACTCAACTACGAGAGAGGGCACCTGTTCTTCTTATCTCTATGTTAATCACTCCTTATTCcgtaaagaaaaataagttaAGTTCGTAGTTGAATGTATCTCTTATTTCTAGTTTATATTAAAAAATGCGTTTGTGTTAACCTGGCGAGCAGTTAGGAGAGTTGCCTAACTTACATGTGAAATATATAcatcttcattttcttttggaTGTCATTACTATTAATTAACTCATGCAAATACGGTGTCTAACAAAAcattcaaaatttcaagttgTGAAAGGCTTatgttcctttttgttttttacatagtttacattttttattttttaatgccTCTCATATTGATATGTATGTAGTGTTCGTTTATGTACAAACATACACCAAACCTACACATGTACACCGCACTAACATTACTGATACCACACGTACACAAACAACCCTACAACTATGGgtctgtttgggaagggggtgttaaagtttaacagggtgttaaactttaacaccctcaaataaggtgttaaactttaacatattggggtgtttggatggtctACTAAACTTTAACATCTTAGGTTAGAAATGACAATTATACCCCCACtccccctccttcctcctctctcttcttctatTCGTGCTCGCGGTGGCCTTCTATTCGTGCTTCCTCCTGTGCCAGCGACGTCGGGAGCAGCACGCGGCACCagaggtcgtcgccgccgccgagctcgacgGCGTCTGACGCGATATACATCGACCCGCTCACGATGATGGTGGAGGTGGGCCGGCACCGGCCGCAGAGCCTCGACCTCCGCCCGCTCGTGCTCGTGAAGCAGCCGAGCCCAGACCTCCGGCCGTTGCCGCCACTGAGGCGGTCGGCGACGCAGCCACTGCCCCCGCCACAAGCGAATCCCCCACGGCCTGCTCGtctgccgccgcccccaccgccgccgaggcAGAGGCTGCTGCGACCGATGCCCACGGAGTCCCCACCCCCCGCTGTCCTTGCCAGTCCCACCAGCTCGTGCAGATCGAGGCCGgcggcctcgcccgcgcccacgacaacccGCCGCCAGCGCAGGAGCGACGCagaccggcggtggcgggcacaGCGGCGGCACGCGACGGGCGgaccggtggcggcgcgcgacgcGCAGATCGGGGAAGGAAGATGGGGgcagtggaggagagagaagaggagagagggggggggcaACCATGGAATAAGTggggagggggaccacttttaacacctttggcacattttaacaccccctccatgtgtttatgaaaagagaGGTGTTATTTAACACCACTCTTTTAACACAGGTGTTTGGGAGCCAAGGTGTTAAAAAggtattaaaaaaaatggggtgttaaactttaacacccccttcctaAACAGGCCCTATATCTAGATACCTGACCGCATCCTTGAAGAGACCACCAGGACCATCTATAACGGGACGTCGCATTCCCTGTGTGGCTCCACGCGTGAGTGGAGACCAGCTCCGATGAGACACCAGTGCCCATCCAAGGGATCGAACGCAGGCGGCCCGCACTGCTAACCACTCAAGCTACGGCTCGTTATGGTACATAGTTTATATTGTTGTCTTAGAAAAAATTTATAGATTCAAAATTCTGGAGCCTACTAGTCTCTAACTTATAACAAATTATTACTTCTTTTAATCGGAAATATAAAATCCTACGGCATCGATCCGGTCTCCAATACCATACTTATTATGTAAAACAGAAAAGGATATATATgatgaaagtatttttttttcctcaggtGTACAAAATTTATACATTTGCATTCGAAAGTAAAAGTTTTCATATAGGATAACTTTAATTAGAGCTACTACCTCCATTTTAAAAAGAGTCATTTATATGTGAACAAATATTTGTCATGATATACAGCCAGAGTGCATTTCTGGTTATACATCCTGACAAAATGTTTGTCCAAATATATAGTTAGAAATGCACTTTTTcaggagggagtatatattttCTTCGATAGATGAGATagtaagggtctgtttggatactctgtattaaagtttaacaagtgttaaagttttaacactctcaaatggagtgctaaagtttgaCACATTGAGGTGTTGGGATGGTgtattaaactttaacacctttgatgggaaatgactccattgtCCTCTCATTTATGGCTGGTGCACtacccctcttcctcctctccgagTTTGGGTAAGAATCAAGTCAGGGCCGGCGGAGGTGTCGGGGctcggcggaggaggcggggccagGCGTTGGAGgcagggttggcggaggcggcgtggcaCGCTGGCAGAGGCGGCGCTCTTGCGGTtggggcggggccggcggaggcggtggggccGGGCGGAACAGGTAGGTGGCGGGTGGTGTAGcggggtggagagagagggaggagagagaagtggGCGAtggtgggaaaaagtggagagggggatcacttttaacaagtttaacaacttttaacaccttcttgaggtgtttatgaaattgggggtgttaaactttaacacatcccTTTTAACACATGTGTTTGGGAGGCAATATGATAAAAAgatgttaaaagtggggtgttaaacttcAACATCcctatccaaacaggacctaaggtGCATGGTGTATCCCATCGCCATACCATACCACAATTAATAAAAAATGTGCTAAGGCACGGTTGCTTAAAAAACCATACCACAAttaattaagggggtgtttggataatatatactaaactttagcagtgtcacatcggatgttcggttgctaattagaaggactaaacatgagctaattataaaactaaatacagaacccctaggctaattcacaagatgaatctattaagactaattaatccatcattagcaaatagttactgtagcaccatattgtcaaatcatgaactgattaggcttaatagattcgtctcgcgaattagactccatctatgcaattagttttataattaacctatgtttaatacttctaattagtatcaaacatccaatctgacaggtgctaaacttggGCGTTTGGAATCAAACATCCCCTGGGTTGGTTACCTCTAAGCTACAGAGTCACTGACAGGCATAACCCAGTTTTGTCCGGATCCTTTGCGCCAGTGAAGCCTTCAGGTTCGGGAACCGAACGCGCCGCACCGCACCCTCAGTGCTCATGACCCACCCAACTCACCCCCCACCACCCCCCAGCAGGCAACAGAGATAGCGGCGAGGGGAGCAATCCAGAACAGGGATTCAAACCCAAAACCCTAAACCAACTCCTCCCCCCACTCGCCGGCATGGCCCCGaagcgcccggccgccgccgccgacgctgcgGCGGGGTCAGGCTCCGACGCCTCCGACGGCGGGGCGGGCGACGTCCGctacagccgccgccgccgccgccgcaactccCCGTCCCCGATCCCCTCCCGCTCGCCGTCCCGGTCCCGATCCCGATCCCGCTCCAAGACCCCTCCCCCCAACCTCCGCCCcaacgccgccgcgctctcctccacccccacctccgCGGGGGCCGACTTTGCGGCCGCATCCGACTCCGATGCCGatgcaggcggcggccgcggccgcgtctCGTCCCCTAGGCGCAGGGACCGCAAGGGTGCCCCCCGCGACCGCCTCGACTCCGATGCGGACGCCGACGctagcgccggcggccgcgccccaTCCCCGAGGCGCCGCCGCAAGCGCTCCCCCAGCTTCCACTCCGACtcggacgccgacgccggcggccgcgtgcCGTCCCCGAGGCGCAACCGCGAGCGCACCCCCCGCCTccactccgactccgactccgacaactccgcggcggccgccggctccgaggacgacggcgccggcgcgggcgacgcCTCGTCGTTGCCCCGCGCGCGTCGTTCCTCCCGCATCGAGACCTCCAACATCAAGCCCGTCAGCACGCGCCCGATGGAggcgccccgccgcgcccccgccgggtCCTCCCAGCGCCGCTCCAAGCGCCGCCACAGCTCCCCGGGGCGGGCCTCCCCGGAGCATCAGAAGCGCCCTCCCCGGGTTTGGAGCCCTGAAGACGAGATCACCATACTGAGTGCCCTCGTTGAGTACCGTGCCAAGAAAGGCCAGCTCCCGGCGTCGATTCAGGACACAGGCAAGGTACACAGCCAGATTAGTGGTCAGCTCACTGCTAAT containing:
- the LOC117862111 gene encoding uncharacterized protein, translated to MAPKRPAAAADAAAGSGSDASDGGAGDVRYSRRRRRRNSPSPIPSRSPSRSRSRSRSKTPPPNLRPNAAALSSTPTSAGADFAAASDSDADAGGGRGRVSSPRRRDRKGAPRDRLDSDADADASAGGRAPSPRRRRKRSPSFHSDSDADAGGRVPSPRRNRERTPRLHSDSDSDNSAAAAGSEDDGAGAGDASSLPRARRSSRIETSNIKPVSTRPMEAPRRAPAGSSQRRSKRRHSSPGRASPEHQKRPPRVWSPEDEITILSALVEYRAKKGQLPASIQDTGKVHSQISGQLTANASTTQLSDKVRRLKHKYKLLFTRARNGRDPDLPTQHERDVYELSKKVWGFKSGDILGGSHAYEDTGDAESNEEQEIEESDDAMENGWEHHERPGKKPKAFRFENGNGNALAAVGRASHGNGSGRDDAEKGKQMYPYLWEAVAELSKEHPSGPIFRKAFGVLEKSKAQAMEEKLRKFRMSEIRQQLHRMDLMKETMRMVLDALEGSY